Proteins from a single region of Argiope bruennichi chromosome 6, qqArgBrue1.1, whole genome shotgun sequence:
- the LOC129972102 gene encoding uncharacterized protein LOC129972102 translates to MECSLISLARFIYIILCVAVAVLRVSSETDSFEIWSNDNDTSNAFYHSLPSLSDLQNATTSESEVPSTDTNQNFTNVENTDANIKKQDIETNDESFNHHQRGAFYYASSSDARQENTSVHIFIKSDESSEKSNTKVNSAKNTNNLTTKDGKLCVGECLEKTVKYSKKDSLLNNRISKVDQKDVNKRINDRPVDMESSQKRFSVTESSNDSSVIHEDYYDQIYSDNSSDKKLTDDSFQNDSVQLSKQNSSETFTGGSGPIMFRSRSFNEEDDFLEMSSVESKPQPSHMKNSFERFSDSGTDSESYYPPSGIQGRRSRSDGSSENIPPPTANGINRRTGGASRVPLLPVFPIPQNNTSKENIEEKNATANQLTEIINQLRQARAAGVKFTDENSNQQDCRTPDGSAGTCTPLPECRPVMETIRSQMPVICRWIRDMPVVCCPNPTLSRKFDIPGCGTRTIRGLNRIARQVARTIPLEFGVSSDKRPSVAGGEESQLGAWPWMAGIYTRNFGIENFLCGAAIINKWHVVTAAHCFRTRGGARVLPTRYTVRVGSIKVLEGTQHLIDSIIIHPQYLPREHYNDIAVVRLKEPINFESNVRPICLPTSPEIRRKQLLGKEVTVTGWGDQDFGGKRATILREVTVKVINISSCDKSYEPVRGSTLPRGITRQFICAGVPEGGKDACQRDSGGPLMLLENSVWILVGVVSFGFQCAKAEYPGVYTRVTDYLDWLEEVASET, encoded by the exons ATGGAATGCAGCCTAATCAGTCTTGCACGTTTTATCTACATAATTCTGTGCGTAGCTGTTGCAGTTCTTCGAGTGTCTTCAGAAACAGACAGTTTTGAAATATGGTCAAATGACAATGACACTTCAAATGCGTTTTACCATTCTTTACCATCACTGAGTGACTTGCAAAATGCAACGACGAGTGAAAGTGAAGTTCCATCGACTGACACTAACCAAAACTTTACAAATGTTGAAAATACAGATGCCAACATAAAAAAGCAAGACATTGAAACAAATGATGAGAGTTTCAATCATCACCAACGAGGAGCATTCTATTATGCTTCAAGCAGCGACGCGCGCCAAGAAAATACTAgtgtacatatatttataaaaagtgacGAATCTTCTGAAAAAAGTAACACTAAAGTGAATTCTGCAAAGAACACAAATAATTTAACAACTAAAGATGGTAAATTATGTGTTGGAGAGTGTTTGGAGAAGACAGTTAAGTATTCTAAGAAAGATTCTCTACTTAATAATAGAATATCGAAAGTGGACCAAAAAGATGTCAACAAAAGGATCAACGATCGACCTGTTGATATGGAATCATCACAGAAACGCTTCTCTGTAACTGAATCAAGCAACGATTCATCTGTCATACACGAAGATTATTATGACCAGATATATTCCGATAATTCTAGTGATAAAAAACTGACAGatgattcatttcaaaatgattcAGTGCAATTATCTAAACAAAACTCATCAGAAACATTCACTGGTGGTTCCGGGCCTATAATGTTCAGAAGTCGATCTTTCAACGAAGAAGATGATTTTCTAGAAATGTCTTCCGTGGAAAGCAAACCCCAACCATCACACATGAAAAACTCTTTTGAAAGATTTAGTGACAGTGGTACAGATTCTGAATCATATTATCCGCCATCTGGCATCCAAGGAAGGCGTTCGCGTTCAGATGGGAGTTCTGAAAATATTCCACCACCAACAGCCAATGGTATCAACAGGAGAACTGGTGGTGCATCTCGAGTTCCTCTCCTCCCCGTGTTTCCGATACCTCAAAATAATACTTCCAAAGAGAACATTGAAGAAAAGAATGCAACAGCTAATCAGTTGACAGAAATCATTAACCAATTAAGGCAAGCACGAG cTGCTGGCGTGAAGTTCACagatgaaaattcaaatcaacAGGATTGCCGGACTCCCGACGGATCTGCAGGAACATGCACACCTTTACCGGAATGTCGACCTGTTATGGAAACTATTAGGTCGCAGATGCCTGTAATTTGCCGTTGGATAAGAGACATGCCAGTTGTTTGTTGCCCTAACCCGACTCTCTCTAGAAAATTCGATATTCCAG GCTGCGGTACTAGAACAATTCGAGGATTAAATCGAATAGCGAGGCAAGTTGCACGAACAATTCCTCTCGAATTCGGCGTCTCATCCGATAAAAGACCTTCGGTTGCTGGAGGAGAGGAATCCCAACTTGGAGCATGGCCTTGGATG GCCGGCATTTACACAAGGAATTTTGGCATCGAAAACTTTTTATGTGGAGCTGCCATCATTAATAAGTGGCATGTAGTGACTGCAGCGCATTGTTTCCGTACAAGAGGAGGCGc CCGTGTTCTTCCAACCCGCTATACAGTCCGAGTGGGTAGCATCAAAGTTCTGGAAGGAACTCAGCATCTCATTGACTCCATCATCATTCATCCGCAATATTTGCCTCGAGAACATTACAATGACATCGCTGTCGTCCGACTCAAGGAGCCCATCAACTTCGAAAGCAATGTCCGGCCCATCTGCCTGCCCACTTCACCGGAAATCCGACGCAAGCAGTTGCTGGGCAAAGAGGTCACTGTCACTGGATGGGGAGATCAGGATTTTG GAGGAAAACGTGCCACAATCCTTCGTGAAGTGACTgtcaaagttataaatatatcgTCATGTGACAAATCATACGAGCCGGTAAGAGGATCTACACTCCCAAGGGGAATCACACGTCAGTTCATTTGTGCTGGAGTACCAGAAGGCGGGAAAGATGCGTGccag CGTGATTCTGGAGGTCCATTGATGCTGCTAGAAAATTCCGTATGGATTTTAGTAGGTGTTGTTTCTTTTGGATTTCAGTGTGCTAAAGCAGAATATCCTGGAGTTTACACAAGGGTGACCGATTATTTGGACTGGTTGGAAGAAGTGGCTTCTGAGACTTAA